In Chanodichthys erythropterus isolate Z2021 chromosome 18, ASM2448905v1, whole genome shotgun sequence, the following are encoded in one genomic region:
- the pkdccb gene encoding extracellular tyrosine-protein kinase PKDCC, whose amino-acid sequence MTFSRNPFCTFFLFALLFFSLTVILKKWHFGLQENKPFGDAARPDGLTPERDRLLQQLKERQQELELLDITFDNKQSSEGFRDLHLSTNHSVNYINAKTDIGCEELSSMKAVDFLGSGYTKTVLKAELPQGLFVALKSVNHQGTDMRLCMDEFQDSQGCHELVSFKLRKEIVLLQRLQHPNIVELKGQCQDSALVGGITAVLEQGMPLQMIQLLQSPWEERFRVCLGLVRLLQYLTHSPLGSVALLDFQPRQFVMVSGELKLTDLDDASIQEPACQEDSDCLLQFPLRNFTLRCSPSRICEGLNEMRNLYNAYRYFLTYLLPHQSPPLLKPLIHQIMNSTGDLKQSINETLAAFEEVLHTYKSGMHLENLPPSITRDYAVLKGVRSGGNMEYRCRLSYNQQGCVLSVHSAREAVLICNSHPQCTSFSLSSERTWTGRLLASFRSGFSHLVPDVNSAVYMRRVKASGAVL is encoded by the exons ATGACTTTCTCAAGGAATCCCTTTTgcacttttttcctttttgctttgttgtttttttctttaacaGTTATTCTGAAAAAATGGCACTTTGGTCTCCAGGAGAACAAACCTTTTGGTGATGCTGCCCGCCCAGATGGTTTAACTCCAGAGCGTGACAGATTGCTCCAACAACTTAAGGAAAGACAACAAGAACTTGAGCTCCTGGACATCACATTTGATAATAAACAATCATCAGAAGGGTTTAGGGATCTACATTTATCCACAAATCACAGTGTGAACTATATCAATGCTAAAACTGATATTGGTTGTGAAGAACTTAGTAGCATGAAAGCTGTTGACTTTCTTGGTTCAGGTTACACTAAAACAGTGTTAAAAGCAGAGTTGCCTCAAGGATTGTTTGTGGCACTGAAATCTGTAAACCATCAAGGCACTGACATGAGATTGTGCATGGACGAATTTCAAGATTCACAGGGTTGTCATGAGCTGGTTTCTTTCAAACTGAGGAAGGAGATTGTGTTATTGCAGAGACTGCAGCACCCCAACATTGTAGAG CTGAAAGGTCAATGTCAGGACAGTGCTCTGGTTGGTGGCATCACAGCAGTTCTGGAGCAGGGGATGCCACTTCAGATGATACAGCTCCTGCAGAGCCCCTGGGAAGAGCGCTTTCGG GTCTGTCTTGGTTTAGTGCGGCTTCTTCAATATCTGACGCACTCACCGCTGGGATCGGTAGCCCTGCTGGATTTCCAGCCTCGACAGTTTGTTATGGTGTCAGGAGAACTCAAGTTAACAGACTTGGATGATGCAAGTATTCAAGAACCGGCCTGTCAGGAGGACTCGGACTGTCTGCTGCAGTTTCCGCTGCGCAATTTCACCCTTCGATGCTCCCCCTCTAGAATCTGTGAAGGCTTGAACGAGATGAGGAACCTCTACAATGCCTACAG GTATTTTCTCACCTACCTGCTGCCTCATCAGTCTCCCCCACTGCTAAAACCTCTCATTCACCAAATAATGAACTCCACAG GGGATTTGAAGCAAAGCATTAACGAAACCCTGGCCGCCTTTGAAGAGGTTTTGCATACGTACAAATCTGGTATGCACCTGGAGAATTTGCCGCCATCAATAACAAGAG ATTATGCTGTCCTGAAAGGAGTGAGGAGTGGTGGAAATATGGAATACAGATGCAGGCTGTCATACAACCAGCAGGGCTGCGTTCTGTCTGTGCACAGTGCCAGAGAGGCGGTGCTCATCTGCAATTCTCATCCACAGTGTACAAGCTTCTCTCTCAGCAGTGAAAGAACTTGGACAG GTCGACTTCTTGCCTCTTTCAGAAGTGGCTTCAGCCATCTGGTTCCAGATGTGAACTCAGCAGTGTACATGAGGAGGGTTAAAGCCTCGGGAGCAGTGCTTTGA
- the disp2 gene encoding protein dispatched homolog 2 → MDTVTISRERDDAEITDSATTEGPSQEAPQSEIPEVSLCPPDNDSTESQMCPVKIEENQADSCSPFKSHSSTQLHRQVSQGSHQGYHSLQRKRCPCCGHQQLNQSNVCPGQMNAYHQSESHSASPVKTVHSCSPSRLPSCHNKMQCQWLHGSHDGSNHKPVQRHMVTVRNDGLHRIPRSYSQVIVEYPMTVLISCTLLLFACSLAGILTGPQPDFSDPLLGFEPRGTDISIRLATWMRLQQNTGPGKSLSPVPWQLTERTTAGEDTIRPEPQLRERSRRMLHRDYTEHNFFCNAPGERYAQLVFRSGNSASLWSLKAIYSMCQMEQTQIRSGTQFDQLCQVRSELYGSTVENECCPSWSLGNYLALLNNVSSCFSLTAQQVSESLGLLRFCAPYYHDRSLVASCAERSKFGRCASVPHRCKLSSIFQILHYLVDKDFLGPQTVEYKVPSLKYSVVFLPVEKGDPLMKVYLDHLEGRELTYNNTTITGMDLGIKQKLFKYYLAWDSIYPVLAALALLFTMGLYLKSPFIAVMSLVAVILSLSTSYFFYKFAFRLTFFPLLNLASVLVLLGSCLNQALTFVDFWKLQLSHNPPAVPEKRMNRVLQEIGYLILVSGLTSSITFYSGYISSITAVRCFAVYLGSASLINTFFALVWLPCTLILQERYTELSSNPVAKAAWKPCCVKNTGGFWETSSRKRCLFTVRQKLRTLGRGFSDTSNLLFLKILPCGVVKFRYIWICWFAVLAVGGTYISCVDPGMKLPTSDSRTTQLFRSSHPFERYDAEYRHQFMFERMKQGEDEPMTLTLIWGIVPSDDGDQFDPKSNGSLALDPGFNMSSPQAQLWLRDLCGKIQNQSFYSPLSTDQETVEDNVCFVERLIHWVSIRRCSESDDAFSFCCNNIPFPYPPSVFEQCLSMMLAEQYAEGRLTSGGGLRFDSEGRIAALVLIFKTVQLYSFNFSRMSQFYQEILSWFNGEISKAPVGLQKGWFVSQLGLYDFQHCLSSETLEVAGFSVALTFALLLLTTWNIPLSVYVSAAVGGSVFATVGLLVLLEWQLNGVEALLISAAAGLSVDFVANYCISYSLAPHSDRLGRVAHSLKRMGYPVATGAGAHFCVGIIMLPATALLFRKLGIFLLLVKCVACGFATFFFQSLCCFFGPQNNCGRITLPCVKKQATENILSSCSATEPGTTNPAANGAFGCGTGSRVQRSFNKESEGFLCPNQQHHRKHQPMGGREPEQYELQPLACQLSDSFENSTCTSKLSNRPSVLSDDIQFCGLSPRQDYDRVSSEADSTEMCSRHLKGCNPPPALQTSSPYKENTLCPVVALPQDAPKEKVLCKKCRGGLQLWNVSLSSSSSMEEIMITQTTDIVNERSLSIDEATSCQLHKRLLSCQSQSSMEGLEDSNETCLSEVEPAILVSQAVKIEDELQPGHLNGRRDTLRLSLKETVYDLASPGSGRVRTTQSEVPVILPNSKPDMPDVWIKREGKGEGGS, encoded by the exons ATGGATACCGTGACCATTTCTAGAGAGCGTGATGATGCTGAAATCACAGATTCAGCCACGACAGAGGGACCTTCTCAGGAAGCACCTCAAAG TGAAATCCCTGAGGTTTCGCTGTGTCCTCCAGACAATGACAGCACAGAATCTCAGATGTGTCCGGTCAAGATAGAAGAGAATCAAGCAGACAGCTGCAGTCCGTTCAAATCACACTCCTCTACTCAACTCCATCGTCAAGTATCACAGGGCTCTCATCAGGGCTATCATTCACTACAACGCAAAAGATGCCCCTGCTGTGGCCACCAGCAGTTGAATCAAAGCAATGTATGTCCAGGTCAAATGAATGCTTACCATCAATCAGAATCGCATTCAGCGAGTCCTGTTAAGACTGTCCATAGCTGCAGTCCATCACGTCTGCCTTCGTGTCACAATAAAATGCAGTGCCAGTGGCTTCATGGATCTCATGATGGCAGTAACCACAAGCCTGTGCAGCGTCACATGGTGACAGTGAG GAATGATGGCCTGCATAGGATACCAAGGAG CTATTCCCAGGTTATAGTGGAGTACCCGATGACTGTACTCATTTCATGTACACTACTTCTGTTTGCCTGTTCCCTCGCTGGGATTTTGACTGGTCCTCAGCCAGACTTTTCAGACCCTTTGTTG GGATTTGAACCTCGTGGAACAGACATCAGTATCCGTCTAGCAACCTGGATGAGGTTACAGCAAAACACTGGGCCTGGAAAATCATTGTCCCCAGTTCCATGGCAACTCACAGAAAGAACAACGGCAGG AGAGGACACAATTAGACCTGAACCTCAGTTAAGAGAACGATCAAGGAGAATGTTGCACAGAGATTACACTGAGCAcaactttttttgtaatgccCCAG GAGAGCGCTATGCTCAGCTGGTCTTCCGCTCTGGAAACTCTGCCAGTCTCTGGAGTCTAAAGGCAATTTACTCCATGTGCCAGATGGAACAGACACAG ATCCGTTCAGGGACACAATTTGATCAACTCTGCCAAGTCAGATCAGAGTTATATGGCTCCACAGTGGAAAATGAGTGCTGTCCAAGTTGGTCTCTGGGAAACTACTTGGCTCTTCTCAACAACGTTTCTTCCTGCTTTAGTCTGACTGCACAGCAGGTTTCTGAAAGCCTTGGTCTGCTCAGATTCTGTGCCCCTTACTACCACGACAGAAGCCTGGTTGCATCATGTGCTGAGAGGAGTAAATTTGGCCGTTGTGCATCTGTCCCACACCGCTGTAAACTGTCAAGCATCTTCCAGATTCTTCATTACCTTGTGGACAAGGACTTCCTGGGGCCACAGACTGTTGAATACAAGGTCCCGTCTCTAAAATATAGTGTTGTGTTTCTACCAGTGGAAAAAGGTGATCCACTGATGAAAGTTTATTTGGACCATCTAGAGGGTCGCGAGCTCACCTATAACAACACCACCATAACAGGAATGGATTTGGGAattaaacaaaaactttttaaatattatttggcATGGGACTCTATCTATCCTGTTCTTGCAGCTCTTGCACTTTTGTTCACAATGGGACTATATCTCAAATCACCATTTATAGCAGTGATGTCACTGGTTGCTGTCATTTTATCACTTTCCACCTCATATTTTTTCTACAAATTCGCATTTCGCTTGACATTTTTTCCACTCCTCAATCTTGCATCAGTCCTTGTGCTTTTGGGAAGTTGCCTAAATCAAGCCCTGACTTTTGTGGATTTCTGGAAGCTACAGCTAAGCCACAACCCTCCAGCTGTGCCTGAGAAGAGAATGAACCGGGTTTTACAGGAAATTGGATACTTGATATTAGTGTCAGGTCTGACATCTAGCATCACGTTTTACTCTGGCTACATAAGTAGCATCACTGCCGTGAGATGTTTCGCTGTATATCTTGGCAGTGCTTCattaataaacacattttttgcTCTTGTTTGGCTTCCTTGCACCCTCATTTTGCAGGAACGCTATACTGAGCTGTCTTCAAACCCTGTTGCAAAGGCAGCATGGAAGCCCTGTTGCGTGAAAAATACAGGTGGATTCTGGGAGACAAGTTCAAGAAAGAGATGTTTGTTTACCGTGAGGCAGAAGCTTCGGACGTTAGGCCGAGGGTTTTCGGACACATCAAACCTGCTTTTTTTAAAGATCCTGCCTTGTGGAGTAGTGAAATTCCGATACATATGGATCTGTTGGTTTGCAGTGCTCGCAGTCGGTGGAACGTACATATCATGCGTAGACCCTGGCATGAAACTGCCAACTTCGGACAGCAGGACAACTCAGCTGTTCCGTTCCAGCCATCCCTTTGAGAGATACGATGCTGAATATCGTCATCAGTTCATGTTTGAGCGAATGAAACAGGGTGAAGATGAACCCATGACGCTGACTCTAATTTGGGGCATCGTTCCATCAGACGATGGTGACCAGTTCGATCCAAAAAGTAATGGATCTTTAGCTCTTGATCCAGGGTTCAATATGAGCAGTCCCCAAGCCCAACTGTGGTTGCGGGATCTGTGTGGAAAAATTCAAAACCAGAGCTTCTATTCTCCATTATCAACTGACCAAGAAACAGTAGAAGACAATGTGTGTTTTGTTGAACGTTTGATTCACTGGGTTTCTATACGCCGCTGTTCCGAAAGCGATGATGCATTTAGCTTTTGCTGCAATAATATTCCCTTTCCTTACCCACCAAGTGTTTTCGAGCAGTGCCTTAGCATGATGTTGGCAGAACAGTATGCAGAGGGGCGCTTAACCAGTGGTGGAGGCCTAAGGTTTGATTCGGAGGGTCGAATTGCTGCCCTTGTActaatattcaaaactgtacAACTTTACAGCTTCAATTTCAGCAGAATGTCACAGTTCTATCAAGAGATCTTATCATGGTTTAATGGGGAAATCTCCAAGGCTCCAGTGGGACTGCAGAAAGGATGGTTTGTAAGCCAGCTAGGCTTATATGACTTCCAGCACTGCTTGAGTTCAGAGACATTGGAGGTGGCAGGCTTTTCAGTAGCTCTCACATTTGCACTGCTGTTACTCACGACGTGGAATATTCCATTAAGTGTGTATGTGTCCGCTGCGGTGGGAGGGAGTGTGTTTGCTACTGTTGGTCTCCTTGTGCTTTTAGAATGGCAGTTAAATGGTGTGGAAGCGCTCTTAATTTCAGCAGCTGCAGGTCTTTCTGTTGACTTTGTGGCCAATTACTGCATTTCATACAGCCTGGCCCCACACAGTGACAGACTGGGCAGGGTTGCACATTCCCTGAAGAGAATGGGTTACCCGGTAGCTACAGGTGCTGGGGCACATTTTTGTGTGGGCATTATTATGTTACCCGCAACTGCATTGCTTTTCAGGAAGCTTGGGATCTTCCTCCTGCTTGTGAAGTGTGTTGCATGCGGCTTCGCAACATTCTTCTTCCAGTCATTGTGTTGCTTCTTCGGCCCCCAAAATAACTGTGGGAGAATAACCCTACCGTGTGTTAAAAAGCAAGCCACTGAAAATATCTTGTCGTCCTGTTCGGCTACAGAACCAGGGACCACCAATCCGGCAGCTAATGGGGCATTTGGCTGTGGCACAGGTTCTCGGGTTCAAAGAAGTTTTAATAAAGAAAGCGAAGGCTTTCTTTGCCCCAATCAGCAACACCATAGAAAGCACCAACCGATGGGAGGACGGGAGCCAGAACAGTACGAGCTGCAGCCACTTGCTTGCCAGTTGAGCGACAGCTTCGAGAATAGCACTTGCACCAGCAAGCTGTCCAACAGACCTTCTGTCCTTTCCGATGACATTCAGTTCTGTGGGCTTAGTCCAAGGCAAGACTATGATCGAGTCAGCAGTGAGGCTGACAGCACAGAAATGTGTAGCAGGCACCTCAAGGGTTGCAACCCACCTCCAGCCCTCCAGACCTCATCCCCGTACAAAGAGAACACGTTGTGTCCTGTAGTTGCTCTTCCACAAGATGCGCCTAAGGAAAAGGTTTTGTGCAAGAAATGCCGAGGTGGGCTCCAACTTTGGAATGTGTCTTTATCATCTTCCTCAAGCATGGAAGAAATCATGATCACTCAGACTACAGACATTGTCAATGAAAGGTCACTCTCAATAGATGAAGCCACTAGCTGTCAGCTACACAAACGGCTTTTGTCATGTCAGTCTCAGAGTTCCATGGAGGGACTTGAAGACTCCAATGAGACCTGCTTAAGTGAGGTAGAACCTGCAATCTTAGTCTCTCAAGCTGTTAAGATCGAGGATGAGTTACAGCCTGGCCACCTTAATGGCAGGAGAGACACTTTACGTCTGTCCTTGAAGGAGACTGTATATGACCTTGCCTCCCCGGGGTCTGGTAGGGTGAGGACCACCCAAAGTGAGGTGCCTGTAATATTGCCCAACAGCAAACCTGATATGCCCGATGTCTGGATCAAAAGGGAAGGAAAAGGTGAAGGTGGCAGCTGA